The following proteins are encoded in a genomic region of Necator americanus strain Aroian chromosome II, whole genome shotgun sequence:
- a CDS encoding hypothetical protein (NECATOR_CHRII.G8280.T1) — translation MLYGAIRLYCTSSQCKVSENRPSRKEKEKIDVDYFRPVIDTFPKRVTAIISHIEEGIMRRTVDQYPADIVLAPSGCPLTDLEYADDVVIFAESSTKLQHVVNLVSKLAAAYGLRLNLDKWKQMWISSRPRTGIRVDRQPIELVDEFCYLCCTLRNNGRLRERCSAKMR, via the coding sequence ATGCTGTATGGAGCTATCAGACTGTACTGCACCTCATCCCAATGTAAAGTCTCTGAAAATCGCCCTTCTaggaaggaaaaggagaaaatcgaCGTCGACTACTTTCGTCCAGTGATCGACACGTTTCCGAAGCGGGTGACGGCAATTATCTCGCACATCGAGGAGggcattatgcgaagaacagtcgaccagtatcctgccgacattgtcttagcaccatcagggtgccccttgactgacctcgagtacgccgacgatgttgttatattcgcggaaagcagtacgaaacttcaacatgttgtcaaccttgtatcgaagctggctgcagcctatggactacgtctgaACCTTGATAAATGGAAGCAGATGTGGAtttcttcgagacctcgaacgggaatcagggtggacagacaaccgatagaactcgtcgatgagttctgttacctgtgCTGTACGCTGAGGAACAACGGAaggctacgagagagatgttcggcaaagatgcgctaa
- a CDS encoding hypothetical protein (NECATOR_CHRII.G8277.T3), producing the protein MWSSTSSVIRLTAENTLGKTTLGKPKVQKATWFWNEEVQAAIREKKSKYKLWWRTRQTEDRDAYLAAKREAKKAVSKAKSDRYKAVYDMLDTREGERAVYRLVRARHRSTLDMEHIKIFKGADGAVLHRSGQILERWREYYNHLCNEEFCHPPIPTVPSVEGPVLPITAVEVSAALAKMKSNKATGPDDVWKLLGDRGSVWLATLFNKIVAEGRTPDVWRTSVTVPVWKGKGDIADCTSYRRLLCHTMKVFERVLEARLRKIVSVSINQCGFVKDCSTMDAIHAVRILLEKHREKNRSVHLAFLDLEKASDRVPYELLWMSMRPHRVPEEYVRRTKLLYAKPTSVVRCAAGTSRPFPVQLGEIPKQHPWTLLFADDVMLASESRDDLLKQLQSWKDQLQQYGLRFNTSKDGCASYCPLRMRVLVDDESLGKSAARCGDADVEVDDRPCEAKDDRCTFVYGCTEWIEPNGRQEAEKRTLQQPGTNARKKKKKTALRVICKRLRR; encoded by the exons atgtggtcgtctacttccagcgttatacgcttgaccgcggaaaacactctgggaaagacgactctaggtaagccaaaggtacaaaaagctacgtggttttggaacgaggaagttcaggcggcaattcgtgagaagaagtccaagtacaagctctggtggaggacgcgtcagACTGAAGATCGGGACGCTTACCTAGCGGcaaagagggaggctaagaaggcagtctccaaggcgaagtcggaccgctacaaggctgtgtacgacatgcttgataccagagaaggcgagcgggcagtgtatcgtttagtcagagcacgtcaccgctcaacgttggatatggagcacatcAAGATctttaagggagctgatggagccgttctgcaccgctctggtcagatcctggagaggtggcgagagtactacaatcacttgtgtaacgaagagttctgtcatcctcccatcccaaccgttcccagcgtcgagggtcctgttctaccaattactgccgtcgaagtcagtgctgccctcgcaaaaatgaagtctaacaaggcaaccggtcctgatgatgtctggaagctgctaggagatcgagggtccgtgtggctcgcaactctatttaacaagatcgttgcagaaggacggactccagacgtttggcgaacttccgtgaccgtgcctgtctggaaagggaaaggagacattgctgactgcacctcgtacagacgactgctctgccatacgatgaaggtttttgagcgtgtcctggaagctcgtctgaggaaaattgttagcgtttcaatcaaccagtgcggttttgtgaaggactgcagcactatggatgctatccatgctgtccgaatcctcctggagaaacatcgagagaagaaccgcagtgtgcatcttgcttttctcgatctcgagaaagcttccGACCGTGTCCCatatgagctgttatggatgtccatgaggccgcatagagtaccagaagaatatgtgcggaggacgaagctgctttatgcgaagcctaccagcgttgtacggtgtgctgctggaacaagcaggccattccctgtacaacTAGGG gaaatcccgaagcagcatccgtggactctactctttgccgacgatgtcatgctcgcgtcggagtctcgagatgatcttcttAAACAActacagtcttggaaggatcagctgcagcaatatggattgcgcttcaacacatcaaaa gacggttgtgcgtcctattgccctttacggatgcgagtgctggtggacgacgaaagccttggaaagagtgctgcacgctgtggagatgcggatgttgaggtggacgatag accgtgtgaagctaaagatgatagatgcacgtttgtgtacggttGTACggaatggatagaaccaaatggaagacaagaagcggaaaagcggaccctgcaacaacccgggacaaacgctaggaagaagaagaagaagactgcTCTGAGAGTGATTTGTAAACGTTTACGTCGATGA
- a CDS encoding hypothetical protein (NECATOR_CHRII.G8278.T2), which yields MRGLPARGRSRPKKLVRHRQQQPVRLATLNVGTLTGRSRELADSLRKRRVDICCVQETRWKGSKSGELGDGYKLIYHGTSNRNGVGIILNESFRNSATALDRLSDRLMAVKVDTGEVELRVVFAYAPQMGCSEEEKACFWEDLEQYVQSLEGEEVLLIRGDFNGHVGSRKDGFESCHGGYGFAARNDDGLRILEYAVASDLIIANTQYRKRKSHLITYTSGGRETKVDFWILRRRDRRLLQDSKVIPTMSLPNTICSLWT from the coding sequence atgcgagggctaccggctagaggacggagccggccaaagaagctagtccgccatcgccagcaacagccagtgcgcttggcaacacttaacgttgggacgcttactggaagaagtcgtgaactggcagacagtctcagaaaacgccgtgttgacatatgttgtgtacaggagactcgctggaaaggctccaagtcaggggaattaggcgatggctacaagctcatctaccacggcacatcaaatcgcaatggcgttggtatcatattgaacgagtcgtttagaaatagcgcCACAGCgttggatcgactatcggatcgcttgatggctgtaaaagtagatacaggagaagtggaattgcgagtcgtatttgcttatgcgccacagatgggctgtagtgaagaagagaaggcgtgcttttgggaagatctggagcagtacgtccaatccctggaaggcgaagaagtacttctaatcagaggagacttcaacggacatgtcggttctcggaaagacgggttcgagagttgtcatggtggatacggttTTGCAGCTCgcaacgacgacgggttgcgaatcctggagtatgctgttgcaagtgacttgatcattgctaacacgcagtatcggaaaagaaaatcgcatttgatcacgtacaccagcggtgGTCGTGAAACAAAAGTAGATTTCTGGATATTACgtcgacgagatcgccgacttctgcaggattcaaaagtcatcccgaccatgtcgctgcccaacaccatctgctcgttatggacttga
- a CDS encoding hypothetical protein (NECATOR_CHRII.G8277.T2), whose product MWSSTSSVIRLTAENTLGKTTLGKPKVQKATWFWNEEVQAAIREKKSKYKLWWRTRQTEDRDAYLAAKREAKKAVSKAKSDRYKAVYDMLDTREGERAVYRLVRARHRSTLDMEHIKIFKGADGAVLHRSGQILERWREYYNHLCNEEFCHPPIPTVPSVEGPVLPITAVEVSAALAKMKSNKATGPDDVWKLLGDRGSVWLATLFNKIVAEGRTPDVWRTSVTVPVWKGKGDIADCTSYRRLLCHTMKVFERVLEARLRKIVSVSINQCGFVKDCSTMDAIHAVRILLEKHREKNRSVHLAFLDLEKASDRVPYELLWMSMRPHRVPEEYVRRTKLLYAKPTSVVRCAAGTSRPFPVQLGVNPSHLCCSHCAWTR is encoded by the coding sequence atgtggtcgtctacttccagcgttatacgcttgaccgcggaaaacactctgggaaagacgactctaggtaagccaaaggtacaaaaagctacgtggttttggaacgaggaagttcaggcggcaattcgtgagaagaagtccaagtacaagctctggtggaggacgcgtcagACTGAAGATCGGGACGCTTACCTAGCGGcaaagagggaggctaagaaggcagtctccaaggcgaagtcggaccgctacaaggctgtgtacgacatgcttgataccagagaaggcgagcgggcagtgtatcgtttagtcagagcacgtcaccgctcaacgttggatatggagcacatcAAGATctttaagggagctgatggagccgttctgcaccgctctggtcagatcctggagaggtggcgagagtactacaatcacttgtgtaacgaagagttctgtcatcctcccatcccaaccgttcccagcgtcgagggtcctgttctaccaattactgccgtcgaagtcagtgctgccctcgcaaaaatgaagtctaacaaggcaaccggtcctgatgatgtctggaagctgctaggagatcgagggtccgtgtggctcgcaactctatttaacaagatcgttgcagaaggacggactccagacgtttggcgaacttccgtgaccgtgcctgtctggaaagggaaaggagacattgctgactgcacctcgtacagacgactgctctgccatacgatgaaggtttttgagcgtgtcctggaagctcgtctgaggaaaattgttagcgtttcaatcaaccagtgcggttttgtgaaggactgcagcactatggatgctatccatgctgtccgaatcctcctggagaaacatcgagagaagaaccgcagtgtgcatcttgcttttctcgatctcgagaaagcttccGACCGTGTCCCatatgagctgttatggatgtccatgaggccgcatagagtaccagaagaatatgtgcggaggacgaagctgctttatgcgaagcctaccagcgttgtacggtgtgctgctggaacaagcaggccattccctgtacaacTAGGGGTTaatccctctcacctctgctgttcacactgtgcatggacacgataa
- a CDS encoding hypothetical protein (NECATOR_CHRII.G8277.T1): MLASESRDDLLKQLQSWKDQLQQYGLRFNTSKDGCASYCPLRMRVLVDDESLGKSAARCGDADVEVDDRCNAKRESIQRHYDRCTFVYGCTEWIEPNGRQEAEKRTLQQPGTNARKKKKKTALRVICKRLRR; the protein is encoded by the exons atgctcgcgtcggagtctcgagatgatcttcttAAACAActacagtcttggaaggatcagctgcagcaatatggattgcgcttcaacacatcaaaa gacggttgtgcgtcctattgccctttacggatgcgagtgctggtggacgacgaaagccttggaaagagtgctgcacgctgtggagatgcggatgttgaggtggacgataggtgtaacgctaaaagagaaagtatccaacgacact atgatagatgcacgtttgtgtacggttGTACggaatggatagaaccaaatggaagacaagaagcggaaaagcggaccctgcaacaacccgggacaaacgctaggaagaagaagaagaagactgcTCTGAGAGTGATTTGTAAACGTTTACGTCGATGA
- a CDS encoding hypothetical protein (NECATOR_CHRII.G8279.T2): protein MDDSTLCAEAQDVAASVSLKCALIFNVLCGLIAIPFMAMVMKATYSHKLVHYNVKWILIFHLFCLIVHDAFRIVNHVWDLTIFLSESPNGCYLFDRTRCLLIRIPINATMYLSFTCTFMLSIERCVATWRLSSYGKNRVVGPLLIFIQMAAATLFMYIVIKDTSNTPLMTYCLLTSLSPPILILGPISMILLLQVIAIVTFEVLMKINKNMNNSLLCNRNAHFNDGVISKLYQVRENLRTTKTLMLFFLLSCVNSFAYNSLRGFVHLNKANFSRPLFFLLIEISIHLPQYSLLLPAVLWYSYRKVSRQDRKISAALLCQVLLLPISQAKSSPKPLTAGDVSQFCDSVAGPGVNRTISTKGRQARQRNVIKRKMVALKKNINVFAS from the exons ATGGATGATTCAACATTGTGCGCAGAAGCGCAAGACGTAGCCGCAAGTGTTTCCCTGAAGTGTGCACTAATATTCAACGTGTTGTGCGGACTAATTGCGATTCCATTCATGGCAATGGTAATGAAAGCGACATATTCGCATAAGTTGGTGCATTACAACGTCAAATGGATCctaattttccatttattttgtttgattgTGCACGATGCATTTAG GATTGTGAACCATGTTTGGGATTTGACGATTTTTCTGAGTGAGTCTCCGAATGGCTGCTATCTTTTCGATAGAACACGATGTTTATTAATTCGAATCCCAATCAATGCGACCATGTATCTTTCGTTCACATGTACTTTTATGTTATCGATCGAAAG ATGCGTTGCTACGTGGCGGCTAAGTTCTTATGGAAAAAACAGGGTTGTAGGACCACTGTTAATCTTTATACAG ATGGCCGCCGCCACTCTATTTATGTACATCGTTATCAAGGATACATCGAATACACCGTTGATGACGTACTGTCTTCTCACAAGCTTATCTCCTCCAATTCTAATCCTAGGACCCATTTCAATGATTTTACTTCTACAAGTTATCGCTATCGTTACATTTGAAGTGCTTATGAAAATTAATAAG AACATGAACAATTCGCTTCTATGCAATCGTAATGCACATTTTAATGATGGAGTCATTTCGAAGCTGTATCAGGTCCGAGAAAATCTAAG GACCACAAAAACTTTGATGCTATTCTTTCTGCTCAGTTGTGTCAATAGTTTCGCGTATAATTCTCTTCGTGGCTTTGTTCATTTGAATAAAGCGAATTTCTCACGTCCATTATTCTTCCTGCTTATAGAAA TCAGCATTCATTTGCCACAATATTCACTTCTGTTGCCAGCTGTTTTATGGTACAGCTACAGGAAGGTTTCACGTCAG GACCGAAAGATCAGTGCTGCCTTGTTGTGCCAAGTCCTTCTATTACCGATATCACAAGCAAAATCGTCTCCAAAGCCGCTTACAGCGGGGGATGTGTCGCAGTTTTGCGACAGCGTAGCAGGACCTGGAGTAAATCGGACGATATCCACAAAGGGACGTCAAGCACGACAGAGGAATGTCATTAAGAGGAAGATGGTTGCACTGAAGAAGAACATCAACGTTTTCGCATCTTAG
- a CDS encoding hypothetical protein (NECATOR_CHRII.G8282.T1), whose product MKTVCCEDGGVQLEGSQIVEISLQVYLGRLMNMENDLKKELNRTMTAALAAFTSVREGTDQLTDQDLPTHLLDSTALPGLCYAAETWADRV is encoded by the coding sequence ATGAAGACCGTCtgctgcgaggacggaggagtacaacttgaaggctcccaaatcgtggaaatttCGTTACAGGTATACCTTGGACGTCttatgaatatggaaaacgacttgaagaaagaactgaatagaacgATGACAGCAGCGTTGGCAGCATTCACATCCGTCAGGGAAGGTACGGatcaactgacggaccaagatctcccTACTCATCTGCTTGACTCGACAGCTCTTCCAGGGCTCTgctacgcagcggagacgtgggcagaccgCGTCTAA
- a CDS encoding hypothetical protein (NECATOR_CHRII.G8279.T1), translating into MNACVAAYARVTGVVVDQVTMDDSTLCAEAQDVAASVSLKCALIFNVLCGLIAIPFMAMVMKATYSHKLVHYNVKWILIFHLFCLIVHDAFRIVNHVWDLTIFLSESPNGCYLFDRTRCLLIRIPINATMYLSFTCTFMLSIERCVATWRLSSYGKNRVVGPLLIFIQMAAATLFMYIVIKDTSNTPLMTYCLLTSLSPPILILGPISMILLLQVIAIVTFEVLMKINKNMNNSLLCNRNAHFNDGVISKLYQVRENLRTTKTLMLFFLLSCVNSFAYNSLRGFVHLNKANFSRPLFFLLIEISIHLPQYSLLLPAVLWYSYRKVSRQLTSFIIATFVTLHPSEYSGTIENLNIVGSKQHDSLCICVRARNGAGKAAEPKWDYRKLQGCVMAAPRIPDRKISAALLCQVLLLPISQAKSSPKPLTAGDVSQFCDSVAGPGVNRTISTKGRQARQRNVIKRKMVALKKNINVFAS; encoded by the exons atgaacgcatgtGTAGCCGCCTATGCCCGAGTAACAGGAGTAGTAGTAGATCAG GTTACAATGGATGATTCAACATTGTGCGCAGAAGCGCAAGACGTAGCCGCAAGTGTTTCCCTGAAGTGTGCACTAATATTCAACGTGTTGTGCGGACTAATTGCGATTCCATTCATGGCAATGGTAATGAAAGCGACATATTCGCATAAGTTGGTGCATTACAACGTCAAATGGATCctaattttccatttattttgtttgattgTGCACGATGCATTTAG GATTGTGAACCATGTTTGGGATTTGACGATTTTTCTGAGTGAGTCTCCGAATGGCTGCTATCTTTTCGATAGAACACGATGTTTATTAATTCGAATCCCAATCAATGCGACCATGTATCTTTCGTTCACATGTACTTTTATGTTATCGATCGAAAG ATGCGTTGCTACGTGGCGGCTAAGTTCTTATGGAAAAAACAGGGTTGTAGGACCACTGTTAATCTTTATACAG ATGGCCGCCGCCACTCTATTTATGTACATCGTTATCAAGGATACATCGAATACACCGTTGATGACGTACTGTCTTCTCACAAGCTTATCTCCTCCAATTCTAATCCTAGGACCCATTTCAATGATTTTACTTCTACAAGTTATCGCTATCGTTACATTTGAAGTGCTTATGAAAATTAATAAG AACATGAACAATTCGCTTCTATGCAATCGTAATGCACATTTTAATGATGGAGTCATTTCGAAGCTGTATCAGGTCCGAGAAAATCTAAG GACCACAAAAACTTTGATGCTATTCTTTCTGCTCAGTTGTGTCAATAGTTTCGCGTATAATTCTCTTCGTGGCTTTGTTCATTTGAATAAAGCGAATTTCTCACGTCCATTATTCTTCCTGCTTATAGAAA TCAGCATTCATTTGCCACAATATTCACTTCTGTTGCCAGCTGTTTTATGGTACAGCTACAGGAAGGTTTCACGTCAG CTTACCTCGTTTATCATCGCAACATTTGTCACTCTTCATCCATCAGAATATTCCGGAACGATTGAGAACttaaatatagtcgggtcaaaacaacatgattcactgtgcatttgcgtacgcgctcgaaacggggCGGGAAAGGCGGCGGAACCGAAGTGGGACTATCGCAAACTGCAGGGATGTGTGATGGCGGCACCAAGGATTCCA GACCGAAAGATCAGTGCTGCCTTGTTGTGCCAAGTCCTTCTATTACCGATATCACAAGCAAAATCGTCTCCAAAGCCGCTTACAGCGGGGGATGTGTCGCAGTTTTGCGACAGCGTAGCAGGACCTGGAGTAAATCGGACGATATCCACAAAGGGACGTCAAGCACGACAGAGGAATGTCATTAAGAGGAAGATGGTTGCACTGAAGAAGAACATCAACGTTTTCGCATCTTAG
- a CDS encoding hypothetical protein (NECATOR_CHRII.G8278.T1), whose amino-acid sequence MCSSEARAYPRNDAHCPRPDHVANMRGLPARGRSRPKKLVRHRQQQPVRLATLNVGTLTGRSRELADSLRKRRVDICCVQETRWKGSKSGELGDGYKLIYHGTSNRNGVGIILNESFRNSATALDRLSDRLMAVKVDTGEVELRVVFAYAPQMGCSEEEKACFWEDLEQYVQSLEGEEVLLIRGDFNGHVGSRKDGFESCHGGYGFAARNDDGLRILEYAVASDLIIANTQYRKRKSHLITYTSGGRETKVDFWILRRRDRRLLQDSKVIPTMSLPNTICSLWT is encoded by the coding sequence atgtgttcttcagaagctagggcgtaccctAGAaacgacgcgcattgtcctcgcccggaccacgtggcaaatatgcgagggctaccggctagaggacggagccggccaaagaagctagtccgccatcgccagcaacagccagtgcgcttggcaacacttaacgttgggacgcttactggaagaagtcgtgaactggcagacagtctcagaaaacgccgtgttgacatatgttgtgtacaggagactcgctggaaaggctccaagtcaggggaattaggcgatggctacaagctcatctaccacggcacatcaaatcgcaatggcgttggtatcatattgaacgagtcgtttagaaatagcgcCACAGCgttggatcgactatcggatcgcttgatggctgtaaaagtagatacaggagaagtggaattgcgagtcgtatttgcttatgcgccacagatgggctgtagtgaagaagagaaggcgtgcttttgggaagatctggagcagtacgtccaatccctggaaggcgaagaagtacttctaatcagaggagacttcaacggacatgtcggttctcggaaagacgggttcgagagttgtcatggtggatacggttTTGCAGCTCgcaacgacgacgggttgcgaatcctggagtatgctgttgcaagtgacttgatcattgctaacacgcagtatcggaaaagaaaatcgcatttgatcacgtacaccagcggtgGTCGTGAAACAAAAGTAGATTTCTGGATATTACgtcgacgagatcgccgacttctgcaggattcaaaagtcatcccgaccatgtcgctgcccaacaccatctgctcgttatggacttga
- a CDS encoding hypothetical protein (NECATOR_CHRII.G8281.T1): MMYGSETCALPSTVMERLDCTERKLLRRLLGYFWPRVCMYNEDPYAEIDVVYRRMTRVRHEHLALPSKVAKVNRLRFFGHILRGSTDRLVQRVLRSSSGSSWKKPPGRKRKFWTEVLKEDLRTFGVDRQFRRDVRFRRVWNSDEWIDSVQALAEDREGWAELCLRTAHLGEDAGSRVRR, from the coding sequence atgatgtacggatcggagacatGTGCTctaccatcaacggttatggagaggcttgactgcacggaacgaaagctgcttagacgactacttggctacttttggcctagggtatgtatGTACAATGAAGATccttacgcagaaattgatgtggtataccggcggatgacacgtgtaAGACATGAACATCTTGCACtaccatcgaaagtggctaaggtaaatcgtcttcgcttctttggtcatatattaaggggATCgacagatcgccttgttcaacgagttctgaggagttcgtcgggttcgagctggaagaagccacctggtcgaaaacggaagttctggactgaggtgttGAAAGAAGACCTGAGGACattcggcgtggataggcagttcaggcgagacgtaaggtttcgcagagtatggaatagcgacgaatggattgattctgtgcaagctctcgcagaagatcgagaaggttgggcagagctgtgtttaaggacggcacacctcggcgaagatgcgggtagtcgcgtcaggcgatga